Proteins encoded by one window of Cyclobacteriaceae bacterium:
- the gpmI gene encoding 2,3-bisphosphoglycerate-independent phosphoglycerate mutase: protein MNRKVLLMILDGWGIATNKNVSAVDKAKTPFMDSLYPRYPHSRLQASGLAVGLPEGQMGNSEVGHMNIGAGRVVYQDLVRVNKAIEDHELDTHPVLLDVFKHVKENKKSLHLIGLLSDGGVHSHIDHLKGIVSIAHQHNVEHVFIHAFMDGRDTDPKSGVGFLKDLENHLKQTTGKIASVIGRYYAMDRDKRWERVKLAYDLMVHGTGKATTDAVDAVQQSYGEGVTDEFIKPIVVTKNEKPLATIQDGDAVLCFNFRTDRGRQITQALTQQDFPEAGMKKLNLHYTTLTTYDETFKHVHVIFEKDNLENTLGEVLANAGKKQIRIAETEKYPHVTFFFSGGREEVFEGESRILCPSPKVATYDLKPEMSANDIKDKIIPELDKQEVDFICLNFANPDMVGHTGVFDAAVKACETVDSCAGQVTEAALKNGYATIIIADHGNADCMINEDGTPNTAHTTNLVPCILVSDFYKGKIKDGKLGDLAPTILKLIGVNIPKEMTGNVLIDA, encoded by the coding sequence ATGAATCGTAAAGTGCTGCTGATGATACTGGATGGCTGGGGAATTGCCACCAACAAAAATGTTTCGGCTGTTGATAAAGCCAAGACTCCCTTTATGGACTCCTTGTATCCGCGCTATCCGCATAGCAGGTTACAGGCTTCCGGTTTAGCGGTTGGGCTTCCTGAAGGCCAGATGGGTAACTCAGAAGTGGGGCACATGAACATTGGTGCCGGACGTGTGGTGTACCAGGACTTAGTGCGTGTAAACAAAGCCATTGAAGATCACGAACTCGATACCCACCCGGTTTTGCTTGACGTCTTCAAACATGTAAAAGAAAATAAAAAGTCGCTTCACCTCATCGGGTTATTGTCGGATGGTGGTGTACACTCACATATTGACCACTTGAAGGGAATTGTTTCCATCGCACATCAGCACAATGTTGAGCACGTGTTTATTCATGCGTTTATGGATGGACGTGATACCGATCCGAAAAGTGGTGTCGGCTTTTTGAAAGACCTTGAAAATCATCTTAAACAAACCACCGGAAAAATTGCCAGTGTGATTGGTCGTTACTATGCCATGGATCGTGACAAGCGCTGGGAGCGCGTAAAACTTGCGTATGATCTGATGGTTCATGGAACCGGTAAGGCCACAACCGATGCGGTTGATGCAGTGCAGCAATCGTACGGAGAAGGAGTGACCGATGAGTTTATAAAGCCGATAGTTGTTACTAAAAATGAAAAACCGTTGGCCACCATTCAGGATGGTGATGCTGTACTGTGCTTCAACTTCCGAACCGACAGGGGCAGACAAATTACGCAAGCGTTAACCCAACAGGATTTTCCTGAAGCGGGTATGAAAAAACTTAACCTGCACTACACCACACTTACCACCTATGACGAAACATTTAAGCATGTACACGTCATTTTTGAAAAAGATAATTTAGAAAATACGCTCGGTGAGGTTTTAGCAAATGCGGGTAAAAAACAAATTCGTATTGCCGAAACAGAGAAATATCCGCACGTAACGTTCTTTTTTTCAGGAGGTCGTGAAGAAGTTTTTGAAGGTGAGAGTCGCATACTGTGCCCTTCACCGAAAGTTGCAACGTATGATCTCAAGCCCGAGATGAGTGCAAACGACATCAAAGACAAAATCATACCCGAGTTGGACAAACAAGAAGTCGATTTTATCTGTTTGAATTTTGCCAACCCGGATATGGTGGGACATACCGGTGTATTTGATGCTGCTGTAAAGGCTTGCGAAACCGTTGACTCCTGTGCCGGACAAGTAACGGAGGCTGCTTTGAAAAATGGTTACGCAACCATTATCATTGCCGACCACGGTAATGCCGACTGCATGATAAATGAAGATGGCACACCAAACACGGCACACACCACCAACCTGGTTCCGTGCATTTTGGTATCGGATTTTTATAAAGGAAAAATCAAAGACGGAAAACTGGGAGATCTTGCTCCGACTATTCTCAAATTGATTGGTGTGAATATTCCTAAAGAGATGACCGGTAATGTGTTGATCGATGCATAA
- a CDS encoding ABC transporter transmembrane domain-containing protein: MAKRHMQEPLREEDKRKVNKDSLKRLGGIFRFMLPHKWLFILGLICLVLSSATILSFPYLAGQLLDLADGKKIPYFSTINQVALTLLGILLVQSLFSFMRVYSFSVTSERTLADLRQHVFQKIVWLPLTFFDNRRVGELMSRITSDVGTLQDTFTTTMAELLRQSLTLIIGTAIIFVLAPQLTVFMLLTFPVLVILALIFGKSIRKLSRKTQDKLAEANVIVEESLQSIQVVKAFTNEAFELLRFKKSLNEVVQVAVRTAKYRGFFVSFVILALFGGIVAVGWYGAWLVQNDLLSVGELFSFIIYTSFIGGSIAGLGDLYTQLQRSIGASERLLEILDQKGEAELSSTVSAKLSGDIVFEQVNFAYPTRPDFAVLKDLNFHIRAGEKIALVGQSGSGKSTIINLLLRFYPVNDGVIKADGLNIREFSLTDYRKNIGIVPQEVILFGGTIRENIAYGNPGASDDEIRLAAKKANALEFIENFPEQFETLVGERGVKLSGGQRQRIAIARAILKNPSILILDEATSSLDSQSEYLVQQALEKLMEGRTSIIIAHRLSTIKKVDRIFVINQGQLAEMGSHAELTQVNNGLYSNLLKMQLHEQ; the protein is encoded by the coding sequence ATGGCTAAAAGACATATGCAAGAGCCCTTACGCGAAGAAGATAAACGTAAGGTTAATAAAGATTCATTGAAAAGACTCGGTGGCATATTCCGCTTTATGCTTCCGCATAAATGGCTGTTCATTCTTGGTTTAATCTGCCTGGTGCTTTCCAGCGCAACCATTCTATCATTTCCATATCTGGCGGGTCAATTACTTGACCTGGCCGATGGAAAGAAAATTCCCTACTTCAGCACCATCAATCAGGTTGCTCTTACGTTGTTAGGCATTCTACTGGTACAAAGTCTTTTTTCGTTTATGCGCGTGTACTCGTTTTCCGTTACCAGTGAACGAACACTCGCTGACCTTCGGCAGCATGTTTTTCAAAAGATTGTTTGGTTGCCTTTAACTTTTTTTGATAACCGAAGGGTGGGAGAGCTGATGAGCAGGATAACATCGGATGTGGGTACGCTGCAGGATACATTCACAACCACCATGGCCGAATTGCTTCGACAATCATTAACACTGATTATTGGTACGGCCATTATTTTCGTGCTGGCACCACAACTTACGGTTTTCATGTTGCTCACCTTTCCGGTGTTGGTTATTCTCGCGTTAATCTTTGGAAAGAGTATCCGGAAACTTTCGCGGAAAACGCAAGACAAACTTGCTGAGGCTAATGTGATTGTTGAAGAGTCATTGCAATCCATTCAGGTGGTGAAAGCGTTTACCAATGAAGCATTTGAGTTACTGCGCTTTAAAAAATCATTGAATGAAGTTGTTCAGGTAGCCGTTCGAACAGCAAAGTATCGGGGCTTCTTTGTTTCATTCGTTATTCTCGCCTTGTTTGGTGGCATTGTAGCCGTAGGCTGGTATGGGGCCTGGTTAGTACAAAATGATTTGCTCTCCGTTGGGGAGTTGTTCTCCTTTATTATTTACACTTCGTTTATCGGAGGCTCCATTGCCGGACTTGGTGATTTGTATACGCAACTACAACGCTCCATCGGTGCGTCCGAACGGTTGTTGGAAATTTTAGATCAGAAAGGTGAAGCAGAACTTTCTTCAACTGTTTCAGCAAAGCTTTCAGGAGATATTGTTTTTGAACAGGTGAACTTTGCGTACCCAACCCGCCCTGATTTTGCTGTGTTGAAAGATTTGAATTTTCATATTCGTGCTGGCGAAAAAATTGCATTGGTTGGCCAAAGTGGTTCAGGAAAATCGACTATCATTAATTTGTTGCTGCGCTTCTATCCGGTTAACGATGGCGTAATCAAAGCAGATGGATTGAACATTCGTGAGTTTAGCCTGACCGATTACCGGAAAAATATTGGCATTGTACCACAAGAAGTGATCTTGTTTGGCGGCACCATCCGCGAAAACATTGCCTACGGAAATCCGGGGGCATCGGATGATGAAATCCGGCTGGCCGCTAAAAAAGCAAACGCCCTTGAGTTCATTGAAAATTTCCCAGAACAATTCGAAACGTTGGTTGGCGAACGTGGGGTAAAACTTTCGGGTGGCCAACGGCAGCGTATTGCCATCGCCCGCGCCATTTTAAAAAATCCATCCATCTTAATTCTAGATGAAGCCACCAGCTCACTCGACTCGCAATCAGAATACCTGGTGCAACAGGCCCTTGAAAAACTAATGGAAGGCAGAACCTCCATTATCATTGCACACCGGTTAAGTACCATTAAAAAAGTAGATCGTATTTTTGTAATCAACCAGGGGCAACTTGCAGAAATGGGTTCGCATGCAGAACTTACCCAGGTTAACAACGGTTTGTATAGCAACCTGCTTAAAATGCAACTACACGAACAATGA
- a CDS encoding transcriptional repressor, producing MNGSPQLLKEFKLRSTPSRKAILNFFLKKNYALAHADIEKGIPSHFDRVTVYRTLKTFLDKGLIHKVLDDEGALKYALCTEACTMTGHHHDHVHFKCVRCGQTNCLDTEVPPVKLPKGYLPGEINLLIQGVCAKCS from the coding sequence ATGAACGGTTCTCCGCAACTGCTAAAAGAATTCAAACTTCGGTCAACCCCTAGCCGAAAAGCCATTCTCAATTTCTTCCTGAAAAAGAATTATGCCCTGGCCCATGCCGACATTGAAAAAGGCATCCCATCACATTTTGACCGGGTTACAGTATACCGAACATTGAAGACTTTTCTGGACAAAGGCCTGATTCATAAAGTGCTTGATGACGAGGGTGCGTTAAAGTATGCCTTGTGTACCGAAGCCTGTACCATGACTGGCCATCACCACGATCATGTTCATTTTAAGTGTGTTCGCTGCGGGCAAACCAATTGCCTGGATACTGAAGTCCCCCCTGTTAAGCTTCCCAAAGGTTACCTGCCCGGTGAAATCAACCTGCTGATTCAGGGTGTATGTGCTAAATGTTCGTGA
- a CDS encoding TerC/Alx family metal homeostasis membrane protein, with the protein MISLFEGNDNEMLLFGLFGVVIIIFLILDLGIFNKQAHKITTKSALWQSIFWVFVSTLFGLLIYFMGPYAYLEKGVEKFLTGTDAGLLYFSAYLTEKALSIDNIFVILLILKYFRVDESYYHKILFWGILGAIIFRAVFIFVGAYLIHQFHWILYIFGVFLIYSGIRIYFEDGDEKIEPEKNPILKICKKYLPISIDDRGGQFAFFEKGKLFFTPLFLVIVLIETTDLIFAVDSIPAAFAITTNEFLIYTSNIFAVLGLRAMFFLLAGIIDKFYLLQKGLSIILFFIGAKMLLEIVDVHISVYLSFSVIIATLILSILFSIIIPRKVQAQED; encoded by the coding sequence TTGATTTCGCTGTTTGAAGGAAACGACAATGAAATGTTGTTGTTTGGCCTTTTCGGGGTTGTCATCATCATTTTTCTGATCCTCGATCTGGGGATCTTCAACAAACAAGCCCATAAAATCACGACAAAATCGGCCTTGTGGCAATCCATTTTCTGGGTGTTTGTGTCCACGCTGTTTGGCTTGTTGATCTACTTCATGGGGCCCTATGCCTACCTCGAAAAGGGGGTTGAAAAATTCCTGACCGGAACGGATGCAGGCTTGCTCTATTTTTCAGCATACCTCACGGAAAAAGCCTTATCCATTGATAACATATTTGTTATCCTACTGATCTTAAAATATTTCCGTGTTGATGAATCCTATTATCACAAGATCCTTTTCTGGGGAATTTTAGGTGCTATTATCTTCCGTGCTGTCTTCATTTTTGTTGGCGCATACCTCATTCACCAATTCCACTGGATTCTTTACATCTTCGGGGTGTTCCTTATCTATTCGGGTATCCGCATTTATTTCGAGGATGGAGACGAAAAAATTGAGCCGGAGAAAAATCCGATTCTAAAAATCTGTAAAAAGTATCTGCCGATTTCAATTGATGACCGCGGTGGGCAATTTGCTTTCTTTGAAAAAGGGAAGCTTTTCTTTACGCCTTTGTTCCTGGTAATTGTTTTAATTGAAACAACTGATTTAATTTTTGCCGTTGACTCTATTCCGGCTGCCTTTGCCATCACCACAAACGAATTCCTTATTTATACTTCCAACATCTTTGCGGTTCTTGGTTTACGTGCCATGTTCTTTTTGCTAGCGGGCATTATTGACAAGTTCTACCTGTTGCAAAAAGGTCTATCCATCATTTTATTCTTCATTGGAGCTAAAATGTTGTTGGAGATTGTGGACGTGCACATCAGCGTTTACCTATCCTTTTCGGTAATCATTGCCACGCTGATTCTCTCTATTCTATTCTCAATTATTATTCCGCGCAAAGTTCAAGCGCAGGAAGACTAG
- the purE gene encoding 5-(carboxyamino)imidazole ribonucleotide mutase, with translation MTKPLVGIIMGSQSDLKIMKEAAEVLEELGVTYELTVVSAHRTPLRMVSYAQEARKRGLKVIIAGAGGAAHLPGMVASITSLPVIGVPVKSSNSIDGWDSVLSILQMPAGVPVATVALNGARNAGILAAQIVGSHEKKVATRLDKFKKSLQLKVESVAKSIEKKGWREAEQ, from the coding sequence ATGACAAAACCACTTGTGGGCATTATCATGGGCAGCCAGTCAGATTTGAAAATCATGAAGGAAGCTGCCGAAGTACTGGAAGAACTAGGTGTTACCTATGAACTTACGGTGGTATCGGCCCACCGCACGCCTTTGCGCATGGTTTCATATGCTCAAGAAGCCAGAAAACGAGGGTTAAAGGTAATTATTGCCGGGGCTGGGGGTGCAGCGCATTTGCCCGGCATGGTGGCTTCCATCACTTCATTGCCGGTAATTGGGGTACCGGTTAAATCATCAAATTCGATTGATGGTTGGGACTCCGTTCTCTCTATCCTCCAGATGCCTGCCGGTGTTCCGGTGGCCACAGTCGCCCTTAATGGGGCCAGAAATGCCGGTATATTGGCCGCCCAGATAGTGGGAAGCCATGAAAAAAAGGTCGCCACACGCCTTGATAAATTCAAAAAGTCGCTGCAATTAAAAGTGGAATCTGTTGCCAAATCGATTGAAAAGAAGGGTTGGCGTGAGGCAGAGCAGTAA
- a CDS encoding 5-(carboxyamino)imidazole ribonucleotide synthase — protein MKKPFSQNFTIGILGGGQLGRMLIQSGIDYNLSFKVLDPDPQAPCKNLADFHTGKLTDYETVMRFAHDCEIVTIEIENVNTQALKDLAKQGKKIYPQPEAIELIQDKRSQKKFYQENGIPTAEFILTDTQKAVEQHIGFLPAVHKLGKEGYDGRGVQILKTKADIAKAFDAPGVLEKLVDFEKEISVIVARTAAGEIKTFPPVEMVFHPVHNLVEYLFSPATITDKIAKEADRIACDIIEKLGLVGLLAVEMFVTKQGDVLVNEVAPRPHNSGHQTIEANATSQYEQHLRAITGLPLGSTEVLIPSAMVNLLGSDGHTGPALYEGFEEVVKVPGVHVHLYGKKNTKPFRKMGHVTIVDHDINSLKEKANFVKNTLNVIA, from the coding sequence TTGAAAAAGCCTTTCAGTCAGAATTTTACCATAGGCATACTCGGTGGCGGTCAGCTTGGGCGCATGCTCATTCAATCGGGTATTGATTATAATCTTTCCTTTAAAGTACTTGATCCTGATCCGCAAGCACCTTGTAAAAACCTGGCCGACTTTCATACAGGAAAACTAACAGATTATGAAACGGTGATGCGGTTTGCACATGACTGCGAGATTGTCACCATCGAAATTGAAAATGTTAACACGCAGGCGCTAAAAGACCTGGCAAAACAAGGCAAGAAAATTTATCCGCAACCGGAGGCAATTGAGCTCATTCAGGATAAACGCAGCCAGAAAAAATTTTATCAGGAGAATGGAATTCCCACAGCCGAATTCATTTTAACCGATACGCAGAAGGCTGTTGAACAGCACATTGGTTTCTTACCTGCTGTACATAAGCTGGGCAAAGAAGGGTATGACGGCAGGGGAGTGCAAATCCTTAAAACCAAAGCCGACATTGCAAAAGCATTTGATGCACCCGGTGTACTTGAAAAACTTGTTGATTTTGAAAAAGAGATTTCCGTTATCGTAGCGCGTACGGCAGCAGGCGAAATAAAAACCTTCCCTCCTGTTGAAATGGTATTTCATCCTGTGCACAACCTGGTCGAATATCTTTTTTCTCCGGCAACGATCACGGATAAAATAGCAAAAGAAGCAGACCGCATTGCATGCGATATCATTGAAAAACTTGGTCTTGTTGGACTTCTCGCTGTTGAGATGTTTGTAACCAAACAAGGCGATGTGCTGGTGAATGAAGTCGCGCCACGTCCACACAACAGCGGCCATCAAACTATTGAGGCAAACGCAACTTCACAGTATGAGCAACATTTGCGCGCCATCACCGGCCTTCCACTGGGCAGCACCGAAGTATTGATTCCAAGCGCTATGGTGAACCTGTTAGGCAGTGACGGACATACGGGCCCGGCCCTGTATGAAGGCTTTGAGGAGGTAGTGAAAGTTCCGGGCGTGCACGTTCACTTGTATGGTAAGAAGAATACCAAGCCTTTTCGTAAAATGGGCCACGTGACAATCGTGGATCACGATATCAATTCATTGAAGGAGAAGGCTAACTTTGTAAAGAACACCCTTAACGTTATCGCATGA
- a CDS encoding peptidylprolyl isomerase, which translates to MRHVTAFLLTIFLWSCGKPVPTPNVFSDPVRVQIAELQDRRNTDSLLIFLQHENSEYRSAAALAFASIQDTLAVEKLAILLQDVDQSVQETAAFALGQTGGTAAFQALSSGAFNSPIVKEALGKTAAQIESSKLDAWGLYRLALSGKADSTHVNRATQLLAPTSSEEDRFGAAHFFSRTTLKIDLAKQQLLQALRSDSSAYVRMAVASALRKIVSAEVQQALKEAIAHDPDYRVRVNAVRALANFPVDDFAQNLIEALKDESEPVAIAAAETVASLNFEGQTQLLSQQVQTTNSWRVKGNLYESLLASGKNSDSVVEEIIAQFETTENPYGKAALLTALRQAPAAHLFVQEQLDSSVPVIKSSAAAALVSMNRHRLFQPSMQQAFIDAYRKAMQTGDAAVIGTVAAALMNPSLNYKKLITDYQFLYEAKSNLSLPRDNEALQPLEASIAYFENRELEKPVANEFNHPIDWAFVKTIPRDQQVRIQTSKGDIIIQLFVEEAPGSVANFLQLTNSGYFNGKNFHRVVPNFVIQGGCNRGDGWGSEDYSIRSEFSMCKYKEGSVGMASAGKDTEGTQWFITHSPTPHLDGRYTIFAEVVSGMDVVHQMAVGDQIIQVEAL; encoded by the coding sequence ATGAGACATGTTACTGCATTTTTGTTGACTATATTTTTATGGTCATGCGGAAAACCCGTGCCCACACCTAATGTGTTTTCTGATCCGGTACGCGTTCAGATCGCTGAACTTCAGGATCGCAGGAATACGGACAGCCTGCTTATTTTTTTACAACATGAAAATTCGGAATACCGGAGCGCAGCAGCATTAGCATTTGCTTCCATTCAGGATACACTGGCAGTTGAAAAGCTAGCCATTCTGTTACAAGATGTTGACCAATCGGTTCAGGAGACAGCTGCGTTTGCACTTGGCCAAACGGGAGGGACCGCTGCATTTCAAGCGCTTTCTTCTGGCGCATTCAATTCACCGATTGTTAAAGAAGCATTAGGCAAGACAGCAGCGCAAATTGAATCTTCAAAACTTGACGCATGGGGCTTATATCGTCTTGCGTTAAGCGGTAAAGCAGACTCTACACACGTCAATCGTGCCACTCAACTTCTGGCTCCAACTAGTTCGGAGGAAGATCGCTTTGGGGCAGCACATTTTTTTAGTAGAACTACTTTGAAAATTGATTTGGCCAAGCAACAACTGCTGCAAGCTTTGCGATCGGATTCATCAGCCTATGTTCGTATGGCTGTTGCTTCAGCTTTGCGCAAGATTGTTTCTGCAGAGGTACAACAGGCGCTCAAAGAAGCTATTGCTCATGACCCCGATTATCGGGTGCGGGTGAATGCGGTTCGTGCGCTCGCCAATTTTCCAGTTGATGATTTTGCTCAAAATTTGATTGAGGCCCTGAAGGATGAAAGCGAACCGGTTGCCATTGCTGCTGCTGAAACCGTTGCATCATTGAATTTCGAAGGACAAACACAACTATTGTCGCAGCAAGTCCAAACCACAAATTCGTGGCGTGTAAAAGGAAATTTATACGAGTCCCTTTTGGCAAGCGGTAAGAATTCCGATTCGGTAGTAGAAGAAATTATAGCCCAATTTGAAACCACAGAAAATCCATACGGAAAGGCGGCACTATTAACCGCCTTGAGGCAGGCGCCAGCAGCTCATTTATTTGTTCAAGAGCAACTTGATTCATCCGTTCCGGTAATCAAGTCGTCTGCTGCGGCAGCGCTGGTATCTATGAATCGTCACCGGTTGTTTCAACCATCCATGCAGCAAGCTTTTATTGACGCATATCGAAAAGCCATGCAAACCGGAGATGCCGCTGTGATCGGCACCGTTGCTGCCGCACTTATGAATCCTTCGCTTAACTATAAGAAGCTGATCACCGATTATCAGTTTTTATACGAAGCGAAATCAAACCTTTCTTTGCCCCGCGACAATGAAGCACTTCAACCCCTGGAGGCCTCGATAGCGTATTTTGAAAATCGCGAGTTGGAAAAACCGGTTGCGAATGAATTCAACCATCCAATTGATTGGGCTTTTGTAAAAACCATTCCAAGGGATCAGCAAGTGCGCATTCAAACCTCAAAGGGTGATATTATTATTCAATTATTTGTTGAGGAGGCTCCAGGCTCGGTGGCCAACTTTCTTCAGTTAACCAATTCCGGATACTTTAATGGAAAGAATTTTCATCGGGTGGTTCCCAACTTTGTCATTCAGGGAGGGTGTAACCGGGGCGATGGTTGGGGCAGCGAAGATTACTCCATCCGGTCAGAATTTTCCATGTGCAAATACAAGGAGGGTTCTGTAGGGATGGCATCTGCAGGAAAAGATACGGAGGGAACACAGTGGTTTATAACACACTCACCAACACCACATCTCGATGGTCGCTATACCATTTTTGCCGAAGTGGTTTCAGGGATGGATGTGGTTCATCAAATGGCGGTGGGCGATCAAATAATACAGGTGGAAGCGTTATAA
- a CDS encoding TerB family tellurite resistance protein gives MTSSYHLGILNLTHLLISADGIIDDQEKQALTRLRKLEQIDDAVFETFSQAVQSKKERDIYKEGIDNINACTDEEKLRALALLYKMSEVDGRVHAKEVRLLLYSIKLTGIEFDDVVKKAGTIQSLF, from the coding sequence ATGACTTCAAGCTATCATTTGGGTATATTAAATCTTACGCATCTGCTTATTAGCGCAGACGGCATTATTGATGATCAGGAAAAGCAAGCGCTTACCCGCCTCAGGAAGCTTGAGCAGATTGATGACGCTGTATTTGAAACATTCTCTCAGGCGGTCCAATCAAAAAAAGAACGCGACATTTATAAGGAGGGCATTGATAACATAAATGCCTGCACAGATGAAGAAAAATTACGAGCACTTGCATTACTTTATAAAATGTCGGAAGTAGATGGGCGGGTGCACGCCAAAGAAGTGCGGCTATTGTTGTATTCCATCAAGTTAACCGGTATCGAGTTTGATGATGTAGTAAAAAAGGCCGGTACGATTCAATCTTTATTCTGA
- the feoB gene encoding ferrous iron transport protein B, whose product MQTSGKHVKIALVGNPNSGKSSLFNYLTGLNQKTGNFPGVTVEKRVGFSKMPDGHQAQFIDLPGIYSLYPRSLDEQIVSEILLNHKSPECPDAIVVIVDATNLKRSLLLVTQISDLGLPVVLALNMMDLVAKKQISYNLVEMSQQLGIPVVPINARNGMGVDQLKSILCKPIALPGKTIFPVFDEAKAGVQELRTALELDNDYEAYQFLQQPSTLGFLKPEDRDLIHQVKEKYKFFPGKFHGAETVQRYSFIQSLLDSVTIKPAIESKTSRSTDFDKILTHRVWGYAIFFGILFLIFQAIFAWATVPMDFIDGVFASFSNYLSETLPDGPLTRMLAQGVVPGIGGIVIFIPQIAILFAFISVLEESGYMSRVVFLMDKIMRKFGLNGKSVVPLISGVACAIPAIMATRTIDNWKERTITILVTPLMSCSARLPVFTILIALIVPEDMVFGFFNLQGLALMGLYLLGFAAAMLSAVVIKMLINVKERSYLIMEMPTYRWPKWSNVGYTIYDKTKSFVFEAGKVILAIAVVLWVLASYGPGDHQENAREYVLKESENLRLTEQGLEDRVAAYKLEHSYAGILGKSIEPIIRPLGYDWKIGIALVTSFAAREVFVGTMATIYSIGSEEDQTTIKSRMKAEINPETGGPRYTPAVGFSLLVFYTFAMQCMSTIAVVYRETKGWKWPMIQLVYMTVLAYVSAFIVFQSLS is encoded by the coding sequence ATGCAAACTTCAGGCAAACATGTGAAGATTGCGTTGGTTGGTAATCCGAATTCAGGAAAATCATCGCTGTTCAATTACCTCACCGGGCTCAATCAAAAGACGGGAAACTTTCCTGGGGTTACGGTAGAGAAACGGGTTGGGTTTTCTAAAATGCCTGACGGGCACCAGGCACAGTTTATCGATTTGCCAGGCATTTACAGTTTGTATCCGCGCAGTCTGGATGAACAAATTGTTTCAGAGATTTTACTCAATCATAAATCACCTGAATGCCCGGATGCCATAGTGGTGATTGTTGATGCTACCAACCTGAAGCGAAGCCTGTTGTTGGTAACGCAAATCAGCGATTTGGGATTGCCCGTTGTGCTGGCCCTTAACATGATGGACCTGGTGGCGAAAAAGCAAATCAGCTACAACCTGGTTGAGATGTCGCAACAACTGGGTATTCCGGTTGTTCCGATCAATGCCCGCAACGGTATGGGAGTCGATCAATTGAAATCCATATTATGTAAACCCATAGCATTGCCGGGAAAAACAATCTTTCCGGTTTTTGATGAAGCGAAAGCGGGCGTGCAGGAATTGCGTACTGCACTGGAGCTGGATAATGATTACGAAGCTTATCAATTTTTGCAACAACCCAGTACACTTGGTTTTCTCAAGCCAGAAGACCGCGATCTGATTCATCAAGTAAAAGAAAAATATAAATTCTTCCCCGGTAAGTTTCACGGAGCTGAAACGGTGCAACGGTATAGTTTCATTCAGTCGTTGCTTGATAGCGTCACAATCAAACCGGCAATCGAAAGTAAAACCAGTCGCTCTACCGACTTCGATAAAATTCTTACGCATCGCGTATGGGGTTACGCGATATTTTTTGGAATTCTTTTCCTGATTTTTCAAGCCATTTTTGCATGGGCAACAGTACCCATGGATTTTATTGACGGTGTATTTGCTTCGTTCAGCAATTACCTAAGCGAAACATTACCCGATGGGCCATTGACCAGAATGCTGGCGCAAGGAGTTGTGCCAGGCATTGGAGGTATTGTAATCTTCATTCCGCAGATTGCCATTCTTTTTGCGTTCATTTCTGTTTTGGAAGAATCGGGCTATATGTCGCGCGTGGTTTTTTTGATGGATAAAATCATGCGCAAGTTTGGCTTGAATGGTAAAAGTGTTGTGCCGTTGATTTCCGGAGTGGCTTGTGCAATTCCCGCTATCATGGCTACGCGCACTATCGATAACTGGAAGGAGCGAACCATTACCATATTGGTAACACCCTTGATGAGTTGTTCGGCACGGCTACCGGTGTTCACCATTTTAATTGCCTTGATTGTGCCGGAAGATATGGTCTTCGGATTTTTTAACCTGCAAGGACTTGCACTAATGGGTTTGTACTTGCTCGGGTTCGCAGCAGCCATGCTCTCAGCCGTTGTCATTAAGATGCTGATCAACGTAAAAGAACGCAGTTACCTGATTATGGAAATGCCTACCTACCGTTGGCCCAAATGGTCGAACGTGGGGTACACCATCTATGATAAAACAAAATCATTTGTATTTGAAGCCGGTAAAGTAATTCTGGCGATAGCGGTTGTATTGTGGGTGCTAGCATCATATGGGCCGGGCGATCATCAGGAAAATGCCAGGGAATATGTGTTGAAAGAATCGGAGAACCTGCGCTTAACGGAACAGGGCCTTGAAGATCGCGTGGCTGCCTACAAGCTCGAGCACTCGTACGCAGGGATACTTGGAAAAAGTATTGAGCCGATTATACGCCCGCTGGGATATGATTGGAAAATTGGCATTGCGTTGGTGACTTCATTCGCAGCGCGCGAAGTTTTTGTGGGCACTATGGCCACTATCTATAGCATTGGAAGTGAGGAAGATCAAACCACTATAAAAAGTCGAATGAAAGCGGAGATCAATCCCGAAACAGGCGGTCCACGTTACACACCCGCAGTGGGTTTTTCGCTGCTTGTCTTTTACACATTTGCCATGCAATGCATGAGTACCATCGCAGTAGTTTATCGCGAAACGAAAGGATGGAAATGGCCCATGATTCAATTGGTTTACATGACCGTGTTGGCATACGTTTCGGCCTTCATTGTATTTCAATCGCTTAGCTGA